In a genomic window of Blastopirellula marina:
- a CDS encoding ATP-binding protein: MAKKKTPTSRAGSNTEKSPDIQLASAEVRFSDQLAFLHAIDDAARPPGWLLSPVRVVEFICGTRGEALRAPASTKLPAKLPKSLVIPPKFVGPRALVERCVVTLAGERGLMLVGQPGTAKSMLGELLAVAISGSSALTVQGTAGASEDHMRYGWNYSMLLDRGPRPEALVPSPVLTAMREGKLVRIEELTRCLPEVQDGLISLLSERRLMIPELEGDDGSVFARPGFNIVATANLRDRGVSEMSAALKRRFNFETVHPIADPQQEIELVRSRAVSVLSETGLTTDLDARLLELLITTFRDLRDGNTSEGWSVERPASVMSTAEAVTVATAIARQGAFFPAQRDPISLLPGHLLGVVLKDNLEDRERLLAYWDGPVRRRSENDAHWKRMYELRDVLEESAEGA, from the coding sequence ATGGCCAAGAAGAAGACCCCCACATCTCGCGCCGGTAGCAACACCGAAAAATCTCCTGACATTCAACTTGCTTCGGCCGAGGTTCGCTTTTCCGATCAACTGGCGTTTTTGCACGCGATTGACGATGCGGCTCGTCCGCCAGGCTGGTTACTATCGCCAGTGCGAGTTGTCGAGTTCATTTGCGGCACTCGCGGCGAGGCATTGCGGGCTCCCGCTTCAACAAAGCTACCCGCCAAGCTACCCAAGTCCTTGGTCATTCCACCGAAGTTCGTAGGGCCCCGCGCCCTGGTCGAACGTTGTGTTGTGACGTTGGCCGGCGAACGTGGTTTGATGTTGGTCGGTCAACCAGGTACGGCCAAAAGTATGCTCGGCGAACTGCTTGCCGTCGCCATTAGTGGTTCCAGCGCGCTAACCGTGCAAGGTACGGCCGGTGCGAGCGAGGACCACATGCGTTACGGCTGGAATTATTCGATGCTTCTGGACCGTGGCCCACGCCCGGAGGCGCTGGTTCCTTCCCCTGTCTTGACGGCTATGCGGGAAGGTAAGCTGGTTCGTATCGAAGAATTGACCCGCTGCTTGCCGGAAGTTCAAGATGGCTTGATCAGCCTGCTAAGCGAACGTCGCCTCATGATTCCGGAATTGGAAGGAGACGACGGCAGTGTCTTCGCCCGACCTGGTTTCAACATCGTTGCCACGGCAAATCTTCGGGACCGTGGGGTGTCGGAAATGTCCGCAGCCCTCAAACGTCGCTTCAATTTCGAAACCGTTCATCCGATCGCGGATCCGCAACAAGAGATCGAGCTGGTACGAAGTCGGGCGGTTTCCGTCTTGTCCGAGACCGGACTGACGACCGATCTCGACGCTCGTTTGCTGGAACTTTTAATCACGACCTTTCGTGACCTCCGCGATGGAAACACAAGCGAAGGTTGGAGCGTCGAACGCCCCGCTTCGGTGATGAGTACAGCGGAAGCTGTCACCGTTGCGACAGCCATCGCCCGGCAAGGAGCATTCTTTCCAGCACAACGTGACCCCATATCCCTGCTCCCGGGCCATCTGTTAGGGGTCGTCCTCAAGGACAACCTTGAAGATCGCGAACGGTTGTTGGCCTACTGGGACGGTCCCGTCCGACGTCGCAGCGAGAACGATGCTCATTGGAAGCGAATGTACGAATTGCGTGATGTGTTGGAAGAGTCGGCGGAAGGAGCGTAG